Within the Chromobacterium paludis genome, the region CCACGGATCTTCGCCCAGTTGCTTCAGGCCCAGGGATACGCGGTTCTTCTCTTGGTCGAACTTCAGTACCTTGGCTTCCACTTCGTCGCCCACGGCCAGAACTTCGGACGGGTGCTTCACGCGGCGCCATGCCAGGTCGGTGATGTGCAGCAGGCCATCGATGCCGCCCAGGTCAACGAACGCACCGTAGTCGGTGATGTTCTTGACGATACCCTTGATGACTGCGCCCTCTTTCAGGGTTTCCAGCAGAGCCTTGCGCTCTTCGCCCAGGGTTTCTTCCAGCACGGAGCGACGGGAAACCACGACGTTGTTGCGCTTGCGATCCAGCTTGATAACCTTGAACTCGATCTGCTTGTTTTCGTACGGGGTGGTGTCTTTCACCGGACGCACGTCGACCAGGGAACCCGGCAGGAAGGCGCGGATGCCGTTGACCATGACAGTCAGGCCGCCCTTCACCTTGCCGCTGATCATGCCGGACAGGATGGTGCCGGCTTCCAGCGCTTCTTCCAGCTCAACCCAAGCGGCCATGCGCTTGGCTTTTTCGCGGGACAGCTTGGTTTCGCCGAAGCCGTTTTCCAGCGCGTCGATGGCGACGGTAACGAAATCGCCGATGGCGACTTCGACCACGCCTTGGTCATTCTTGAACTCTTCAGCCGGAATCAGCGATTCGGACTTCAGGCCGGCGTTCACGGTCACAAAGTTGGAATCAACTGCCACGACTTCAGCAGTGATCACTTCGCCCACGCGCATATCGTGCAGGGTGAGGCTTTCCTCGAACAGTTGAGCAAAGTTTTCCATGGAGAGGGTAGTCATCAAGCGTACTCTCGGTTGCAGGCCTTGCGGCTTGCGGGGTTAGGGTTGAACACTCGGCCGTTCTTGCGATGCAGCAAAAACGGCCGTTAAAAAATCAATGGCCGGAAACCTGTCTTTCCTCGAACCACATGAGGACCTTGTCGACCGCCTGGTCTATGGTCAGCTCCGTGGTATCGAGCAAAAAGGCGTCCGGCTCCTGGCGCAGCGGCGCTACCGGCCGGGCGGCATCGCGCGCGTCCCGATCGATAATGTCCTGCATAATTCGGGGGAGATTAGCAGATTCCCCTTTGCCGATCAACTGCTTATGGCGACGGGAGGCCCTTTCCTCGGCGCTGGCGGTCAGAAACACCTTCAGCGTGGCGTCCGGAAACACCACCGAACCCATGTCGCGGCCATCGGTCACCAGGCCCGGCAACGCGCGAAAATCCCGCTGACGCTGCAATAGCGCGGCGCGCACCGCCGGCAGCGCGCCGACCTTGGACGCGCCGATGCCGATTTCCTCGGCGCGGATATCCGCGCTGGCATCGTTGCCTTCCAGCCACACCGCGCCGTCGGAAAACTCCACCGGCAGGCCCGCGGCGGCCTCGGCCAGCGCCGGCTCATCGTCCCAAGCAATGCCGCGACGGCGCGCATGCAGCGCCAGCAGCCGGTACAGCGAGCCGGAATCGAGGTAATGGTAGGCTAGGCGCGCGGCCACCAGGGCCGCCACCGTGCCCTTGCCGGAGGCCGAGGGGCCGTCGATGGTAATCACCGGAACTGTCATGGCAATCTGAATCCTGTCTGCAATCTTCTTAGCCTCCGGCGCCACGCCAGGCCGCCGGTCAAACCGCGCATTGTAACTCAAGTGATGGCGCGCGGCGCGGCGGACTGCCGCGCAGGCAATTGCACGCGGCGCCGTGTGGCGGGTACAGTGTCCCCTCACTCCCTTCCACAGCGCACGATTCGACACATGGAACAACTTCACCTCGCCCCACGCGGCCGGCTGTCCGGCTCAATCAAGCTCCCCGGCTCCAAGAGCATTTCCAACCGCACCCTGCTGCTGGCCGCGCTGTCCGGCGGCAGCACCCTGGTGCGCGATTTGCTGGATTCCGACGACATCCGCCACATGCTGGCCGCGCTGAAGCTGCTGGGCGTGAAAATAGAACAACAAGGCGATGGCCGCGACTTCCGCGTGCACGGCTGCGGCGGCGAATTCCCGGTCAAGAACGCCGACTTGTTCCTCGGCAACGCCGGCACCGCCTTCCGCCCGCTGACCGCGGCCCTGGCGCTGATGAGCGGCCATTACCAGCTGTCCGGCGTGCCGCGCATGCACGAGCGCCCCATCGGCGACCTGGTCGACGCGCTGAACGCCGCCGGCGCCCGCATCGAATACCTGGGCCAGCCGGGCTTTCCGCCGCTGGCCATCTCCCCGGCCGAGATACGCTGCGCCGCCCCCATCCAGGTAAAGGGCAATGTCTCCAGCCAATTCCTGACCGCCTTGCTGATGGCGCTGCCGCTGACCGGCGAAACCTCGGAGATAGAAGTCGTGGGCGAACTCATCTCCAAGCCCTACATCGAAATCACCCTGAACCTGATGGCGCGCTTCGGCGTGCGCGTGGAGCGCGAAGGCTGGCAGCGTTTCGTCATTCCGGGCGGCCAGCACTACATCTCGCCGGGCGAGGTCTATGTCGAGGGCGACGCCTCCAGCGCGTCCTACTTCCTGGCGGCCGGCGCGCTGGCCGGCGGTCCGGTGCGCGTGGAAGGCGTGGGCGAGGCCAGCATTCAGGGCGACGTGCGCTTCGCCGAGGCGCTGGAGTTGATGGGCGCGACCGTTCGCCGCGGCGACAATTGGATAGAAGCGCGCATGGAAGGCAAGCTCAAAGCCATAGATCTGGATTGCAACCACATCCCGGACGCGGCGATGACGCTGGCCGTGGCCGCGCTGGCCGCCGACGGCGCCACCACGCTGCGCAATATCGCCAGCTGGCGCGTGAAGGAAACCGACCGCCTGTCGGCGATGGCCGCCGAGCTGCGCAAAGTGGGCGCGATCGTGGAGGAAGGACCGGACTACATCCGCGTCACCCCCCCGTCGGCGCTGACGCCCAACGCCGAAATCGACACCTACGACGACCACCGCATGGCCATGTGCTTCTCGCTGGTTTCGCTGCTGGGCGCACCGGTCACCATCAACGACCCCAAATGCGTGGCCAAGACCTTCCCCGACTATTTCGAGGCCCTGGCCGCGCTGCAGGCGCAATAGCCACAACATATTGATTCATCATCGCCAAGGCTTCACAATATATGGAAAAGGAGCCTAGCCATGAGCAATCTATTCCAGATGCGCCGCGATTTCATGCGGCGCTTCGACCTTCCCTCCCCCTCCCGCCCCGAATTCCAGCCCGAACAACTGGCGATGTGGCAAACCATGCTGGACGAAGAGCTGGACGAACTGCGTCAGGCGCTGGCAGATTACCGCGAACTGCCGGCGCAATCTCCCGAGCAACAGCTGCAAAGCCGCGCCGAACTGACCGCCGAGGCGGTGGACGTGCTCAATGTGGTATGCGGCCTCTTGCTCTCGCAAGGCCTGCCGCTAGAAGCGATGTGCGAGGCGATACACGACGCCAATCTGCGCAAATGCGTGGGCGGCAAGGTGCTGCGGCGCGCAGACGGCAAAATCTTGAAGCCGGAAGGCTGGCAGCCAGCGGACAAACTGGGCGTGATCCGGCTGGCCCAGGACTAAACGCCAAGGCCACAGGGCAAGCAACTTGTCCAGCATTAAGACCGGCTTAAGTTAGACGCGCTAAGCTTGGCTTATCGTCAACCCAGACAGGAGCCGACATGCTGCGCAATTCCCAACTAAGCTACGGCCGCGTCGCCCGCGGTTTGCACTGGCTGTGCGCGCTGGCCGTGATCGCCGCGCTGGCCATTATCGAACTCAAGGGCTTTTTCCCCAAGGGCAGCGCCGCGCGCGGCGCGCTGAGCTACGCCCACATCCAGGCCGGGCTGATCGTGCTGCTGCTGGTCCTTCCCCGGCTGGCTTGGCGCCTGGGCAATCCGCCGCCAGCCATCACGCCGGCGCCCAGCCCGCTGATGAAACAGCTGTCCCATGCCGGCCACTGGGCGCTGTACGCGCTGATGCTGGCGCTGCCTGTGCTCGGCATCGCCTTCATCCAGGCCAATGGCCGCGAAGTGGCCTTCTTTGGCCTGGCCTTGCCCGCCCTGCTGCCAACCGATCCCGCCCTGGGCAGACCGTTGAAAGAAATTCACGAGCTGCTGGGCAACGCTCTGCTGTGGCTGAGCATCCTGCACGCAGCGGCGGCCGTCTGGCACCACGCCATCGTCAAGGACAACACCGTCACCCGCCTGATCGGCCCGCTGCGTTGATTGAGCCTCTGGGCAGGCTGGAGCCGCGCGCCACCAGCCTGCCGGCCAGCACCACCTTGCGCGGCGGACGCTCCGGCTGCCGCAGCCGCTCCAATAGCATTTCCATCGCCTCGCGGCCGATGTCGTCCACTGGCTGCTCGATCACCGTCACGCCTGGCTCGGTCAGCTCGGTCCAGCTGTCGTTGTCGAAACCGGCCAGCGCCAGCCGCTCGGGCACGGCGAAGCCGGCCGCGCGCACCGCCTTGGCCGCGCCCAGCAGCAGCAAGCCATTGCTGGCGATCAGCGCCTCCGGCGCGTCCGCCTCTGCCAACCAGGCTGCCACCGACGTTTGCGCCGCCGCCGCGCTGGGCGCGACGAAACGCGCCGGCGCCGGCAAGCCGGCGCGCTGCATCGCCTCGACAAAACCGGCGTGCCGCTCCGCGCCGGTGCTGCTGGTATTGCCGAACAAGCCGCCTATGCGCCGATAGCCGGCAGCCAGCAAATGCTCCACCAGCTGCGCCGCCGCCCGCCTATTGTCCAGCAGCACTGCGTCGCAGCTGGCCGCCGCGCCGGCGCGGTCAATCAGCACCACTGGAAAACCCAGCGCAGCCGCGTCCAGGCTGTCCGCCGTGGCGCGCGTAGCGGCGAAGATCACCCCGCTCACGCGCTCCTCCTGCATCAGCCGCAGATACATCGCCTCCTTGTCCGGGTTTTCATCGGTATTGCACAGAATCACCCGCATGCCGGCGCGATAGGCCACATCCTCCACCGCGCGGCTCACCGCGGTGAAGAAGGGGTTGCGGATATCCGACACGATCAGCCCTATGGTTTGCGTGTGCTGCGAGCGCAGCCGCCGCGCCGACAAATTGGGCCGATAGCCGCTCTGGGCGATGGCCGCCTCCACCTTGGCGCGCAGCGCCGGGCTGACCGGGCCGTCGCCCAAGGCGCGCGACACAGTGGCCACCGACACGCCCGCCAAGCGGGCCACATCCTTGATGCTGGTAGTCATGGATTAAGAAAACGTTTTCATAGATAACGGCGATGCTGCACCACTATGCAGCCGCTGGCAAGGCCATGCTGCAATGGCGATTAAGTCATAGCCGCCTCTATTTTCGATTTAGGTCAAACACTCTGGATTGACACCAGCAATGTAATCGTTTTCAATTCCAGTCATATCGAGTCCAAGAATGAGGTCCGCATCGTGTCCGACGCCCTGCTCAACCCGCAATTGATACGCCTGGGCTGCCGCCCCGCCAGCAAGGAAGCGGCCATTCTCGAAGCCGGCAGGATGCTGGCCGACGCCGGCTGCATCGCGCCCGCCTACATAGACAGCCTGCTGCGCCGCGAGGCGGTGGCCAACACCTATCTGGGCAACGGCATCGCCATCCCGCACGGCATGGTGGAGGACCGCGCCCTGGTGCTGCGCACCGGCATCGCCATTCTGCAAATCCCGGAAGGGCTGGAGTGGAATCCCGGCCAGCGCACCCATCTGCTGTGCGCCATCGCCGCCCGCTCCGACGACCACCTGTCCATGCTGCGCCAGTTAACCCGGCTGCTGCAGGACGAGGCCAGACTGCTGCCGCTGTTCGTCACCCGCGATAGCGCCGACCTGATCGCCGCGCTACGCCAGCCGGAGGAAGACCTGCCGCCGGACGCGGAAGCGCATGACCTGGACGTGAGCGAAGAATGGCGGCTGGACTACCCCAACGGCCTGCACGCCCGCCCCGCCGCGCTATGGGTGGACGCGGCGCGGCGCAGCCCTGCCCAGTTGCAGGTTCGCCACGGCAACCAGACCGCCGACGCCAAGAACCTGATCGCGCTGCTGCAGCTGGGCCTGCGCCAGGGCGATTTGGTCACCGTCTCCGGCCGCGGCCATCAGGCTGAAGCCGGCGTGCGCCAGCTCGTCAAGGCCATGCGCGAGGCCAGCCTGGCGGAGCAGACCGCCGCCGCCATCGCCGCCCAGCGCGCCGCGGCGCAACGGCCGCGCGCCGGCTGGCAACCGGCGGGCGCGCTGATTTCGCTGCCCGGCATCGCCGCCAGCCCCGGCCTCGCCATCGGCGCCGCGCGCGTGCTCGCCAGCCAGCGGCTGCAGGTGCCGGACCGCCCCATCAGCCTGGCTGAAGGCGGCGACCGCCTGCATGAGGCGCTGGCCGCCACCCGTCGCCAGCTGTCACAACTGGCCGACGCCACCCAGGCCACGCTGGGCGCGGCCGAGGCCGGCATTTTCCACGCCCAGGCGGAGCTCTTGAACGATACCGATCTGATTACCCTGAGCTGCCAGCTGATGGTGGCCGGCCATGGCGTGGAGTGGGCCTGGCACCAGGCGGTGGAGCGGCTGGCCGAGAAAATCTCCGCGCTGGGCAACCCGCTGCTGGCCGCCCGCGCCGCCGACCTGCGCGACGTGGGCCGCCGCGTGCTGTTCCAGCTGGATCCGGCGCTGCAGGGACACGCCCCGGCCGACTTCGGCCCGGACACCATCCTGCTGGCCTCGGACCTCGCGCCATCCGACACCGCCAGTCTGGACCTGTCCCGCGTCAAGGGTCTGGCCACCGCCCACGGCGGCCCCACCGCCCACACCGCCATCCTGGCTCGCACTCTTGGCCTGCCCGCCGTGGTCGCCGCAGGGCCGGCACTCTTGGACGTGGCCGACGGCAGCCCGGCCATCCTGGACGGCGACGCCGGCCGGCTGTATCTGAACCCCAGCGAAGCCGACCTCGCCTCCGCCCGCGCCTGGCAACAGGCGCAGCGCGACGAGCGCGAGCGGCAGCAGGCGGAGCGGCAGCAGCCGGGCCAGACCGCCGACGGCGCGCGCATCGAAATCGCCGCCAACATCAATCGTCCGGACCAGGCCGCCGCCGCGCTGGAAGCCGGCGCCGAGGGCGTGGGCCTGATGCGCACCGAATTCCTGTTCCTGGAGCGCGACGCCGCGCCGGACGAGGAAGAACAGCTGAAAACCTATCTGGCGATGCAGCAGGCGCTGCAAGGCCGGCCGCTGATCGTGCGCGCGCTGGACATCGGCGGCGACAAGCAGGTGCCCTACCTGAACCTGCCGCAGGAGGACAACCCCTTCCTGGGCATGCGCGGCGCGCGCCTGCTGCTGGCGCGCCGCGAACTGCTGGAACCGCAGCTGCGCGCCCTTTATCGAACCGCCAAGGCCGGCAAGCCGCTGTCCATCATGTTTCCCATGATCAGCTCGCTGAAGGAAATCACCCGGCTCAAGGGCATTTGCGAGAGCGTGCGCCAGGAGATGGGCGCGCCTGCCGTGCCCATCGGCATCATGGTGGAGGTGCCGGCCGCCGCGCTGCTGGCCGACCAGCTGGCCCCCTATGTCGACTTCTTCTCCATCGGCACCAATGACCTGACCCAGTACGCGCTGGCCATGGACCGCCAGCACCCGGAACTGGCCGCCGAGGCCGACAGCCTGCACCCGGCCGTACTGCGGCTGATCCATCAGACCGTGCAAGGCGCGGCGGCGCACCAGCGCTGGGTGGGCGTATGCGGCGGCATCGCCGGCGACCCGCAAGGTGCGGCCGTGCTGGCCGGCCTGGGCGTCAACGAATTGTCCATGAGCCCGCACGACATCGCCGCGGTCAAGGCCATGCTGCGCCGCCACCCGCTGGCCAAGCTGCAAAGCCTGGCCATGCAAGCCCTGGCCTGCGACAGCGCCGACGAAGTGCGGCAGCTGCTGGAGGGCCTGACATGAGCGGCGCCATCCACACCGTCACCGCCAATCCGGCATTGGACCAGACCGTCACCCTGGACGCGCTGATCCCCGGCAGCGTCAACCTGGCGCGCGCCGCCACGGTCAACGCCGGCGGCAAGGGCGTCAACGTGGCCAGCTGCCTGGCCGACTGGGGCCTGCGCGCCAGCGCCCACGGCCTGCTGGGCCGCGACAACGCCGCGCCGTTCGAACAACTATTCGCCGCCAAGCGCATAGGCGACCGCATGCTGCGCGTGGCTGGCGGAACGCGCACCAATATCAAGCTGGCAGATCTCCAGCGCGGCGACACCACCGACGTCAACCTGCCCGGCCCCGCGGTCGGCGAGGCCGAGCTGGCGGCGCTTGCCGCCGGACTGGCCGACGCCGGCTCGGGCGACCTGGCGGTGTTGGCCGGCAGCCTGCCGCCCGGCTTGCCGATAGATGCTTGGGCCAGGCTGTGCGCGCAACTGAAACGGCAAGGCGTCTGGGTGCTGCTGGACAGCAGCGGCCCGGCCCTGGCCGCCGCGCTGGCCAATCCGCCCGAGGCGCTGCCCGATTGCGTCAAGCCCAATCGGGAGGAGCTGGCGCAATGGGCCGGCCGCGAGCTGAACAGCCTGGACGACATCGTCCAATGCGCGCGCGGACTGCTGCGGCTGGGCATAGGCCGCGTCGTGGCATCCCTGGGCGAGCAAGGCGCCTTGCTGGTGGACGGCGACGCGGCGCTGCTGGCCAGCCTGCCGCCGCAACGGCCGCTCAGCACCGTGGGCGCCGGCGACGCGCTGGTGGCGGGGCTAGCCGCCGCCCGCAGCCAAGAACTGGACGCGCCCGCCAGCCTGCGGCTGGCGGTCGCCTTCGCCGCCGCCAAGCTGCAGCGCATCGGCCCGCACCTGCCGCCGCCGCCGCAAATCCGCGAACTGGCCGCCGCCGTCAGCCTGCAAACCCTGGCCGCCCACTGATACGCGCGCCACTTTCCAGACAGGGGAAACACATGAGCATTGTCGCCATCATCCGCTCCGGCGAGCGCAGCACCCAGGCCCGGCTCGCCGCCGAGGCGCTGCGCCAGGCCGCCGCGCGGCAACAGCAGGATATCGCCATTGAAATCGACGGCCAGCCGGCCCTCGCTGCCGCGCAGCTAGCCGGCGCGCGCCAGGTCTTGCTGGTGGACAACCCGGACGATGGCCGCGTTGGCCGGCTGCCGGCGCGCCGCGTCACGCTGGACCAGGTATTGGCCGATCCGGCCGCGCAGCTGGACGGCTCTGCGGCCGGCGAGCACGCGCTCAGCATCGTCGCCATCACCGGCTGCCCCACCGGCATCGCCCACACTTTCATGGCGGCCGAGGGGCTGACCCAGGCCGCCAAGGCGCTGGGCTACGCCATCAAGGTGGAGACTCAGGGATCGGTGGGCGCGCAAAACGCGCTGAGCGCCGCTGACATCGCCGCCGCCGATCTGGTCATCATCGCCGCCGACACCCAGGTGCAGCTGGACCGTTTCGCCGGCAAGCCGCTGTTCAAGGCCGGCACCAAGGCCGCCATCGCCGACGGCCAGGGCCTGATCCGCCGCGCCCAGGCCGAGGCGCAGCCCTGGGCCGCCGACCACGCGCCCGCCGCTGCGGCAGCCAAGCCGGACAAGGCCAAGGACGGCCCCTACCGCCACCTGATGACCGGCGTCTCCTTCATGCTGCCCTTCGTCACCGCCGGCGGCATCCTGATCGCGCTGGCCTTCGCCCTGGGCGGCATCTACGCTTTCGACGACGCGCACAAGGGCACGCTGGCCTGGTCGCTGTTCCAGATCGGCGCCAAATCCGCCTTTGCGCTGATGGTGCCGATACTGGCCGGCTACATCGCCTACTCCATCGCCGACCGCCCCGGCATCGCCCCCGGCATGGTGGGCGGCATGCTGGCCGCCAGCTTGGGATCGGGCTTTCTGGGCGGCATCGTCGCCGGCTTCATCGCCGGCTACGCCACGCGCGAGCTGAACCGCCGCATCCAGCTGGGCCAGCACCTGAACGGGCTGAAGCCGGTGCTGATCCTGCCGGTGCTGGGCTCCCTGCTGGTGGGCCTCTTGATGATCTACGTGGTGGGCCAGCCGGTGGCCGCCGCGCTGGCGGCGCTGACCGAGGCGCTGAAAGGCATGCAGGGCAGCAGCGCCCTGGCGCTGGGCGCGCTGTTGGGCGCGATGATGGCCTTCGACATGGGCGGCCCGGTCAACAAGGCGGCCTACGCCTTCGCCACTGGCCTGATCGCCAGCCAGGTCTACACCCCGATGGCGGCGGTGATGGCGGCCGGCATGACGCCGCCGCTGGGGCTGGCGCTGGCCACCCGCCTGTTCCGCGACCGCTTCACCCTGGACGAGCAAGAAGCCGGCAAGGCCGCCGGCGTGCTGGGCCTGGCCTTCATCAGCGAGGGCGCGATACCGTTCGCCGCCCGCGATCCGCTGCGGGTGATCCCGGCGCTGATGGCCGGCTCCGCCCTGGCCGGCGCCATCTCGATGACCATGGGCGTGGAGCTGAAAGTGCCGCACGGCGGCGTGTTCGTGCTGCCCATCCCCAACGCGGTGGAACACCTGGGCAGCTATCTGATCGCCCTGGCAGCCGGCACCGCAGTCACTGCGCTGATGCTGAGAGTGCTGAAAAAGCCAGCCTTGGGCTGAGGCCATTGGGGGTATCAATGCAAAACGCGGCGCCCAGGCGCCGCGTTTTCACTGGCGCGGGCCGCATGCGCCGTCGCCGAAAGGCCCGGCGCGGAACGCATTCAGACCCGTAGGGGGCACGTCCCAGGCATGCCCAGGCGGACGCCTAGACAATGGCCGCGCGGGCAAATCAAGACTTGCCCGCCCTACGTTTCAAACGGCATTGGCTCGTTCAATCAGCCCCGCTCGCCCGGCCACAGCCACTGCGCCAGCGGCTCGCCCTCATCGTCCACCAACACCTCGCCGCGCATGAAACCCAGCCTGGCCGCCAGCCGCGACGACGGCGCATTGTCCGGATTGATCTGGGCCAGCACCTGTCGCGCGCCGCCGGCCAGCGCCCGCTCCAGCAATAAGCGCACGGCGACCGTGGCGATGCCCGCGCCGCGCCGCTCAGGCGCGACCGCGTAGCCTATCTCCACCAAGCCCAGGCAGGGTTCGCCCTTGAAACCGCAAGCGCCCACGATGACGCCATCCGCGTCCCGCATCGCGTACGGCAGGCACCAGCGTTCCTCCCTGCCTTCCGACAACAGACGCCAGGCCCGCCGCGCCACCTCAGGCGGCGGCAGCGCGCCTTCCAAACAGCGTCCATTCAAGCCGACGGGCGGCATGCCCTCCGCCAAAGCGATCAGCGCGGCAAACGGGATGGTTTCCAGGCGAATCGCCGGTTGGCACTCAGACGAAGCGGACATTGGCAATCCAATTGCGCGCGCGGCGCGCCAGCCTGTCGGCCTCGCTCTCGCCATCGAACGAAACCACCACCGCCTCGGAGATAGGCAGATCCGGAGTATCGAAAGCATTGACGCTGACCACGGCATGCGGCCGGCCGTCCATCTCGCAGACAGCCAGCGGCGCGATGCCGCAGTCGGAACAGATATGGAAATCGGCGGTAGCGGTGCCGAAGCGGTAATGCGAGACTCGCTGCGGATCGCGCAAGGCCACCGTGAGGCTAGCCGCAGGGGACGCGGTCCACACGCCGCCGTGCTTGCGGCA harbors:
- a CDS encoding PTS fructose transporter subunit IIC → MSIVAIIRSGERSTQARLAAEALRQAAARQQQDIAIEIDGQPALAAAQLAGARQVLLVDNPDDGRVGRLPARRVTLDQVLADPAAQLDGSAAGEHALSIVAITGCPTGIAHTFMAAEGLTQAAKALGYAIKVETQGSVGAQNALSAADIAAADLVIIAADTQVQLDRFAGKPLFKAGTKAAIADGQGLIRRAQAEAQPWAADHAPAAAAAKPDKAKDGPYRHLMTGVSFMLPFVTAGGILIALAFALGGIYAFDDAHKGTLAWSLFQIGAKSAFALMVPILAGYIAYSIADRPGIAPGMVGGMLAASLGSGFLGGIVAGFIAGYATRELNRRIQLGQHLNGLKPVLILPVLGSLLVGLLMIYVVGQPVAAALAALTEALKGMQGSSALALGALLGAMMAFDMGGPVNKAAYAFATGLIASQVYTPMAAVMAAGMTPPLGLALATRLFRDRFTLDEQEAGKAAGVLGLAFISEGAIPFAARDPLRVIPALMAGSALAGAISMTMGVELKVPHGGVFVLPIPNAVEHLGSYLIALAAGTAVTALMLRVLKKPALG
- a CDS encoding GNAT family N-acetyltransferase translates to MSASSECQPAIRLETIPFAALIALAEGMPPVGLNGRCLEGALPPPEVARRAWRLLSEGREERWCLPYAMRDADGVIVGACGFKGEPCLGLVEIGYAVAPERRGAGIATVAVRLLLERALAGGARQVLAQINPDNAPSSRLAARLGFMRGEVLVDDEGEPLAQWLWPGERG
- a CDS encoding pyrophosphohydrolase domain-containing protein; amino-acid sequence: MSNLFQMRRDFMRRFDLPSPSRPEFQPEQLAMWQTMLDEELDELRQALADYRELPAQSPEQQLQSRAELTAEAVDVLNVVCGLLLSQGLPLEAMCEAIHDANLRKCVGGKVLRRADGKILKPEGWQPADKLGVIRLAQD
- the aroA gene encoding 3-phosphoshikimate 1-carboxyvinyltransferase yields the protein MEQLHLAPRGRLSGSIKLPGSKSISNRTLLLAALSGGSTLVRDLLDSDDIRHMLAALKLLGVKIEQQGDGRDFRVHGCGGEFPVKNADLFLGNAGTAFRPLTAALALMSGHYQLSGVPRMHERPIGDLVDALNAAGARIEYLGQPGFPPLAISPAEIRCAAPIQVKGNVSSQFLTALLMALPLTGETSEIEVVGELISKPYIEITLNLMARFGVRVEREGWQRFVIPGGQHYISPGEVYVEGDASSASYFLAAGALAGGPVRVEGVGEASIQGDVRFAEALELMGATVRRGDNWIEARMEGKLKAIDLDCNHIPDAAMTLAVAALAADGATTLRNIASWRVKETDRLSAMAAELRKVGAIVEEGPDYIRVTPPSALTPNAEIDTYDDHRMAMCFSLVSLLGAPVTINDPKCVAKTFPDYFEALAALQAQ
- the pfkB gene encoding 1-phosphofructokinase, yielding MSGAIHTVTANPALDQTVTLDALIPGSVNLARAATVNAGGKGVNVASCLADWGLRASAHGLLGRDNAAPFEQLFAAKRIGDRMLRVAGGTRTNIKLADLQRGDTTDVNLPGPAVGEAELAALAAGLADAGSGDLAVLAGSLPPGLPIDAWARLCAQLKRQGVWVLLDSSGPALAAALANPPEALPDCVKPNREELAQWAGRELNSLDDIVQCARGLLRLGIGRVVASLGEQGALLVDGDAALLASLPPQRPLSTVGAGDALVAGLAAARSQELDAPASLRLAVAFAAAKLQRIGPHLPPPPQIRELAAAVSLQTLAAH
- the cmk gene encoding (d)CMP kinase, which translates into the protein MTVPVITIDGPSASGKGTVAALVAARLAYHYLDSGSLYRLLALHARRRGIAWDDEPALAEAAAGLPVEFSDGAVWLEGNDASADIRAEEIGIGASKVGALPAVRAALLQRQRDFRALPGLVTDGRDMGSVVFPDATLKVFLTASAEERASRRHKQLIGKGESANLPRIMQDIIDRDARDAARPVAPLRQEPDAFLLDTTELTIDQAVDKVLMWFEERQVSGH
- a CDS encoding GFA family protein, which produces MRIYGSCHCGNIAFDLDWPDAQAIPARRCGCSFCRKHGGVWTASPAASLTVALRDPQRVSHYRFGTATADFHICSDCGIAPLAVCEMDGRPHAVVSVNAFDTPDLPISEAVVVSFDGESEADRLARRARNWIANVRFV
- a CDS encoding cytochrome b, yielding MLRNSQLSYGRVARGLHWLCALAVIAALAIIELKGFFPKGSAARGALSYAHIQAGLIVLLLVLPRLAWRLGNPPPAITPAPSPLMKQLSHAGHWALYALMLALPVLGIAFIQANGREVAFFGLALPALLPTDPALGRPLKEIHELLGNALLWLSILHAAAAVWHHAIVKDNTVTRLIGPLR
- a CDS encoding LacI family DNA-binding transcriptional regulator, which translates into the protein MTTSIKDVARLAGVSVATVSRALGDGPVSPALRAKVEAAIAQSGYRPNLSARRLRSQHTQTIGLIVSDIRNPFFTAVSRAVEDVAYRAGMRVILCNTDENPDKEAMYLRLMQEERVSGVIFAATRATADSLDAAALGFPVVLIDRAGAAASCDAVLLDNRRAAAQLVEHLLAAGYRRIGGLFGNTSSTGAERHAGFVEAMQRAGLPAPARFVAPSAAAAQTSVAAWLAEADAPEALIASNGLLLLGAAKAVRAAGFAVPERLALAGFDNDSWTELTEPGVTVIEQPVDDIGREAMEMLLERLRQPERPPRKVVLAGRLVARGSSLPRGSINAAGRSGG
- the ptsP gene encoding phosphoenolpyruvate--protein phosphotransferase, with the protein product MSDALLNPQLIRLGCRPASKEAAILEAGRMLADAGCIAPAYIDSLLRREAVANTYLGNGIAIPHGMVEDRALVLRTGIAILQIPEGLEWNPGQRTHLLCAIAARSDDHLSMLRQLTRLLQDEARLLPLFVTRDSADLIAALRQPEEDLPPDAEAHDLDVSEEWRLDYPNGLHARPAALWVDAARRSPAQLQVRHGNQTADAKNLIALLQLGLRQGDLVTVSGRGHQAEAGVRQLVKAMREASLAEQTAAAIAAQRAAAQRPRAGWQPAGALISLPGIAASPGLAIGAARVLASQRLQVPDRPISLAEGGDRLHEALAATRRQLSQLADATQATLGAAEAGIFHAQAELLNDTDLITLSCQLMVAGHGVEWAWHQAVERLAEKISALGNPLLAARAADLRDVGRRVLFQLDPALQGHAPADFGPDTILLASDLAPSDTASLDLSRVKGLATAHGGPTAHTAILARTLGLPAVVAAGPALLDVADGSPAILDGDAGRLYLNPSEADLASARAWQQAQRDERERQQAERQQPGQTADGARIEIAANINRPDQAAAALEAGAEGVGLMRTEFLFLERDAAPDEEEQLKTYLAMQQALQGRPLIVRALDIGGDKQVPYLNLPQEDNPFLGMRGARLLLARRELLEPQLRALYRTAKAGKPLSIMFPMISSLKEITRLKGICESVRQEMGAPAVPIGIMVEVPAAALLADQLAPYVDFFSIGTNDLTQYALAMDRQHPELAAEADSLHPAVLRLIHQTVQGAAAHQRWVGVCGGIAGDPQGAAVLAGLGVNELSMSPHDIAAVKAMLRRHPLAKLQSLAMQALACDSADEVRQLLEGLT